A single Dermacentor silvarum isolate Dsil-2018 unplaced genomic scaffold, BIME_Dsil_1.4 Seq7046, whole genome shotgun sequence DNA region contains:
- the LOC119435439 gene encoding histone H3 — MARTKQTARKSTGGKAPRKQLATKAARKSAPATGGVKKPHRYRPGTVALREIRRYQKSTELLIRKLPFQRLVREIAQDFKTDLRFQSSAVMALQEASEAYLVGLFEDTNLCAIHAKRVTIMPKDIQLARRIRGERA, encoded by the coding sequence ATGGCCAGGACAAAGCAAACCGCCCGCAAGAGTACCGGCGGGAAGGCTCCGCGTAAGCAGCTTGCCACCAAGGCTGCTCGCAAGAGTGCACCTGCCACCGGCGGTGTCAAGAAGCCGCATCGTTATAGGCCGGGCACCGTGGCCCTGCGTGAAATCCGTCGTTACCAGAAGTCGACCGAGCTGCTGATCCGCAAGCTGCCGTTCCAGCGCCTGGTGAGGGAAATCGCGCAGGACTTCAAGACCGACCTGCGATTCCAGAGCTCGGCTGTGATGGCTCTTCAGGAGGCTAGCGAGGCCTACCTGGTCGGTCTCTTCGAGGACACCAACCTGTGCGCCATCCATGCCAAGCGCGTTACCATCATGCCCAAGGACATCCAGCTGGCCCGCCGCATCCGTGGCGAGCGTGCCTAA